The following coding sequences are from one Burkholderia stabilis window:
- a CDS encoding cupin domain-containing protein — protein sequence MMRPTLRRAALCAWLALGAVLPAAAHAHDTGDNVHAIMRQAVPEAPGKFAVVATVDYAPGEASEAHRHLGSVFAVVSKGEVLSQVNGGPLRRYRAGEGWYEAPGSRHQVSRNASATEPAQLVVFGLTGEHAPLKSPIDQ from the coding sequence ATGATGCGCCCCACTCTCCGTCGCGCCGCGCTGTGCGCGTGGCTCGCACTCGGCGCCGTGTTGCCGGCCGCCGCCCATGCGCACGATACCGGCGACAACGTGCACGCGATCATGCGGCAGGCCGTGCCCGAAGCGCCCGGCAAGTTCGCGGTCGTCGCGACCGTCGACTACGCGCCCGGCGAGGCGTCCGAAGCGCACCGGCACCTCGGCTCGGTGTTTGCGGTCGTGTCGAAAGGCGAAGTGCTGTCGCAGGTGAACGGCGGCCCGTTGCGCCGCTACCGCGCCGGCGAAGGCTGGTACGAAGCGCCCGGCTCGCGCCACCAGGTGTCGCGCAACGCGAGCGCGACCGAGCCCGCGCAACTCGTCGTGTTCGGGCTGACCGGCGAACACGCGCCGCTGAAGTCGCCGATCGATCAGTAA
- a CDS encoding HlyD family secretion protein encodes MNAARTLPLALAATVALLAGCGRPAHDVATYQGYVEGEFVYLSSSQSGTLTQLSVERGQAVAAGAPAFSLEAVSETAALRQAQHQLDAARAQLADLQTGKRPPEVAVTQAQLAQATAQAARAAGQLARDERQYAAGGLSKQQLDDSRTSAQTTAAQMRELRNQVDVARLPGRAQQVAAQAAQVDAAQAAVAEAQWKLDQKRIAAPAAGRVYDTLYRVGEWVQAGNPVVQMLPPQNLKVRFFVPEAAIASLAPGRAVAIRCDGCAADVPARITYVSSEAEYTPPVIYSNESRTKLVFMIEARPAIADAPKLHPGQPVSVSVQ; translated from the coding sequence GTGAACGCGGCCCGCACGCTGCCGCTCGCGCTGGCCGCGACCGTCGCGCTGCTCGCCGGTTGCGGACGGCCCGCGCACGACGTCGCGACCTACCAGGGTTATGTCGAAGGCGAATTCGTGTACTTGTCGTCGTCGCAATCGGGCACGCTGACGCAGCTGTCGGTCGAACGCGGCCAGGCCGTCGCCGCCGGCGCGCCGGCGTTCTCGCTCGAAGCCGTCAGCGAAACGGCCGCGCTGCGGCAGGCGCAGCATCAGCTCGATGCAGCGCGCGCGCAGCTTGCCGATTTGCAGACCGGCAAGCGGCCGCCGGAAGTCGCGGTCACGCAGGCGCAGCTCGCACAAGCGACCGCGCAAGCCGCGCGGGCCGCCGGGCAACTCGCACGCGACGAACGCCAGTACGCAGCCGGCGGCCTGTCGAAGCAACAGCTCGACGATTCGCGCACGTCCGCGCAAACCACCGCCGCGCAGATGCGCGAGCTGCGCAACCAGGTCGACGTCGCACGCCTGCCCGGCCGCGCGCAGCAGGTCGCCGCACAGGCCGCGCAAGTCGACGCCGCGCAGGCGGCGGTCGCCGAGGCGCAATGGAAGCTCGACCAGAAGCGCATCGCCGCGCCCGCCGCCGGGCGCGTGTACGACACGTTGTACCGCGTCGGCGAATGGGTACAGGCCGGCAATCCGGTCGTGCAGATGCTGCCGCCGCAAAACCTGAAGGTGCGCTTCTTCGTGCCCGAGGCGGCCATCGCGTCGCTTGCGCCGGGGCGCGCGGTCGCGATCCGCTGCGACGGCTGTGCGGCCGATGTGCCCGCACGCATCACCTACGTATCGAGCGAGGCCGAATACACGCCGCCCGTGATCTACAGCAACGAGAGCCGGACCAAGCTCGTGTTCATGATCGAGGCGCGCCCGGCCATCGCCGACGCGCCGAAGCTGCATCCGGGCCAGCCCGTTTCCGTGAGCGTGCAATGA
- a CDS encoding carboxymuconolactone decarboxylase family protein, whose amino-acid sequence MQPRLNFYTASPNAIKVMRNAEDFIAKSSIEKPLAELVRLRASQINGCAFCVDMHTTDARKGGETDRRLATVVVWRETPFFTERERAALEWTEALTLVASNHVPDAVWEAVKPHFTDAELFELSMLIATINTWNRFAIAFRKMPE is encoded by the coding sequence ATGCAACCGCGCCTGAATTTCTATACCGCCAGCCCGAATGCGATCAAGGTGATGCGCAACGCCGAGGACTTCATCGCGAAGAGCTCGATCGAGAAGCCGCTCGCCGAACTCGTCCGCCTGCGCGCGTCGCAGATCAACGGCTGCGCGTTCTGCGTCGACATGCACACGACCGATGCGCGCAAGGGCGGCGAAACCGACCGCCGTCTCGCGACCGTCGTCGTCTGGCGCGAAACCCCGTTCTTCACCGAGCGCGAACGTGCCGCGCTGGAATGGACCGAGGCGCTGACGCTGGTCGCCAGCAACCACGTGCCCGATGCGGTGTGGGAAGCCGTGAAGCCGCACTTCACCGACGCGGAGCTGTTCGAGCTGTCGATGCTGATCGCGACGATCAACACGTGGAACCGCTTCGCGATCGCGTTCCGCAAGATGCCCGAGTAA
- a CDS encoding LysR family transcriptional regulator, giving the protein MLSEDELALLDAIRATGSLSRAAARLGKAASTVSHAARQLETRFDALLFDRRGYRLQLTPAGQLLADEASRLALDVARLTQRVRQVASGWEDRLWIVSDEVLEFDILLPVVRAFDALDSGVSLRFTHEVLGGTWEALRDGRADLVVGATNEPPAIPGFKWFELGAIEWVFAVSPRHPLASAGDVLTRDAIGAHRGVVVADSSRRAAGRAYGLLGGQAVLAVPSMRAKILAQRDGLGVGWIPRRRAASLLARGELVEKRTADPREPNVLYVAWRGDRDGRALQWWLEQLREPRLAQRLLDGLDVAG; this is encoded by the coding sequence ATGCTGTCCGAAGACGAACTTGCGCTGCTCGACGCGATCCGCGCCACCGGCAGCCTGTCGCGCGCCGCAGCGCGGCTCGGCAAGGCGGCGTCGACGGTGTCGCATGCGGCGCGCCAGCTCGAGACGCGTTTCGATGCGCTGCTGTTCGACCGGCGCGGCTACCGGTTACAGCTCACGCCGGCCGGCCAGTTGCTGGCCGACGAGGCGTCGCGGCTGGCGCTGGACGTCGCGCGGCTGACGCAGCGCGTGCGGCAGGTCGCGAGCGGCTGGGAGGACCGGCTGTGGATCGTCAGCGACGAAGTGCTGGAGTTCGACATACTGCTGCCGGTCGTCCGCGCGTTCGACGCGCTGGATTCGGGCGTGTCGTTGCGCTTCACGCACGAAGTGCTCGGCGGCACGTGGGAGGCGCTGCGCGACGGCCGCGCGGACCTGGTCGTCGGCGCGACCAACGAGCCGCCGGCGATCCCCGGTTTCAAGTGGTTCGAGCTTGGCGCGATCGAATGGGTGTTCGCGGTGTCGCCGCGCCATCCGCTGGCATCCGCGGGCGACGTGTTGACGCGCGACGCGATCGGCGCGCATCGCGGTGTCGTCGTCGCCGATTCGTCGCGGCGAGCGGCCGGCCGCGCCTATGGCCTGCTCGGCGGGCAGGCCGTGCTCGCGGTGCCGTCGATGCGCGCGAAGATTCTCGCGCAGCGCGACGGGCTCGGCGTCGGCTGGATTCCGCGCCGGCGTGCGGCGTCGCTGCTTGCACGCGGCGAACTCGTCGAGAAACGGACGGCCGATCCGCGCGAGCCGAACGTGCTGTATGTCGCGTGGCGCGGCGACCGCGACGGCCGGGCGCTGCAATGGTGGCTCGAGCAACTGCGTGAGCCGAGACTTGCGCAGCGGTTGCTCGACGGGCTCGACGTCGCCGGCTGA
- a CDS encoding PLP-dependent aminotransferase family protein produces MDIAIRIEGRHDLTGQIFRQLRTAIIDGRLEAGARLPSTRDLAKQLGVSRKTTLDAFERLVAEGYLNTRAGDGTFVADGLSRVPHAAAMTAPSIAEETPRIDAVDARALWNDLPDALAMPAPQDSPAFDFRGGVTDKALFPFDAWRRCLHHALRQQARGPGQYHDPAGDPQLRGAIARYVAFSRAVACSWDDVLVTHGAQQALDLIARVVVRPGDVVAVEDPGYPPARAAFASLGATVVGVPVDAHGLVTERLPDDARLVYVTPSHQFPLGMPMTLDRRVALLEWAQRRRAVIIEDDYDGEFRFEGRPVESLKSLDRTGLVAYVGTFSKTIFPELRIGYAIPPRALRGALAKAKQIVDWHTCSLTQAALARFMLEGDFARHLKRVQKHYDARRKMLIAHLRGELAPWFDAIVPTAGIHLAAHLKPGLDEAALVRAARALDIGLYGISGFHGRVPVRPGLLFGYGGIDALRIDAALAKLAGLLASSSIGSPEVVT; encoded by the coding sequence ATGGACATCGCGATCCGCATCGAAGGCCGTCACGACCTGACGGGGCAGATTTTCCGGCAACTGCGCACCGCGATCATCGACGGGCGTCTCGAAGCCGGCGCGCGGCTGCCGTCGACGCGCGATCTCGCGAAGCAGCTCGGCGTATCGCGCAAGACGACGCTCGACGCGTTCGAGCGTCTCGTCGCCGAGGGCTACCTGAATACGCGCGCAGGCGACGGCACGTTCGTCGCCGACGGCCTGTCGCGCGTCCCGCACGCCGCCGCCATGACGGCGCCGTCGATCGCCGAGGAGACGCCGCGCATCGACGCGGTCGATGCGCGCGCGCTGTGGAACGATCTGCCCGACGCGCTCGCGATGCCCGCGCCGCAGGACTCGCCCGCCTTCGACTTCCGCGGCGGCGTGACCGACAAGGCGCTGTTCCCGTTCGACGCATGGCGGCGCTGCCTGCACCATGCGCTGCGCCAGCAGGCGCGCGGCCCCGGCCAGTACCACGATCCGGCCGGCGACCCGCAGCTGCGCGGCGCGATCGCACGCTACGTCGCGTTCAGCCGCGCGGTCGCATGCAGCTGGGACGACGTGCTCGTCACGCACGGCGCGCAACAGGCGCTCGACCTGATCGCGCGCGTGGTCGTGCGGCCCGGCGACGTGGTCGCGGTCGAAGACCCCGGCTATCCGCCGGCGCGCGCCGCATTCGCATCGCTCGGCGCGACCGTGGTCGGCGTGCCGGTCGATGCGCACGGGCTCGTCACGGAACGGCTGCCCGACGACGCGCGCCTCGTCTACGTGACGCCGTCGCACCAGTTCCCGCTCGGGATGCCGATGACGCTGGACCGGCGTGTCGCGCTGCTCGAATGGGCGCAGCGCCGCCGCGCGGTCATCATCGAGGACGACTACGACGGCGAATTCCGCTTCGAAGGCCGGCCCGTTGAGTCGCTGAAGAGCCTGGACCGCACGGGCCTCGTCGCGTACGTCGGCACGTTTTCCAAGACGATATTTCCCGAGCTGCGGATCGGCTACGCGATTCCGCCGCGCGCGCTGCGCGGCGCGCTGGCCAAGGCGAAGCAGATCGTCGACTGGCACACGTGCTCGCTGACGCAGGCGGCGCTGGCGCGCTTCATGCTCGAAGGCGATTTCGCGCGGCACCTGAAACGCGTGCAGAAGCACTACGACGCGCGCCGCAAGATGCTGATCGCGCACCTGCGCGGCGAACTCGCGCCGTGGTTCGACGCGATCGTGCCGACCGCCGGCATCCATCTCGCCGCGCACCTGAAGCCGGGGCTCGACGAAGCAGCGCTGGTTCGCGCGGCGCGCGCGCTGGACATCGGCCTGTACGGGATTTCGGGGTTCCATGGCCGCGTGCCCGTCCGCCCGGGGTTGCTGTTCGGCTATGGCGGAATCGACGCGCTGCGCATCGACGCGGCACTCGCGAAGCTGGCCGGGCTGCTGGCGTCGAGCAGCATCGGCAGCCCGGAAGTGGTTACCTGA
- a CDS encoding type 1 glutamine amidotransferase domain-containing protein, whose protein sequence is MKILVVLTSHDTLGDTGKKTGFWLEELAAPYYTFKDAGVELTLASPKGGQPPLDPKSSDPAAQTDATRRFDADAAAKAELASTRKLADVSVDDYDAVFYPGGHGPLWDLAEDLQSIGLIERALSAGKPVAAVCHAPGVLRHVKNPETGESVVRGKRVTGFTNSEEAAVELTEVVPFLVEDMLKTNGGEFERSADWAPHVVTDGLLITGQNPASSAPAAEALLAKLGRQ, encoded by the coding sequence ATGAAGATTCTGGTTGTCCTGACCTCGCACGACACGCTCGGCGATACCGGCAAGAAAACCGGCTTCTGGCTCGAGGAACTGGCCGCGCCGTATTACACGTTCAAGGATGCGGGCGTCGAACTGACGCTGGCGTCGCCGAAGGGCGGCCAGCCGCCGCTCGACCCGAAAAGCAGCGACCCGGCCGCGCAGACCGACGCGACGCGCCGCTTCGACGCCGATGCGGCGGCCAAGGCCGAACTCGCGTCGACGCGCAAGCTGGCCGACGTGTCGGTGGACGACTACGACGCGGTGTTCTATCCGGGCGGCCACGGCCCGCTGTGGGATCTCGCCGAGGATCTGCAGTCGATCGGCCTGATCGAGCGCGCATTGTCGGCCGGCAAGCCGGTCGCGGCCGTCTGCCATGCGCCGGGCGTGCTGCGCCACGTGAAGAACCCCGAAACCGGCGAATCGGTCGTGCGCGGCAAGCGCGTGACGGGCTTCACCAACAGCGAGGAGGCGGCGGTCGAATTGACCGAGGTCGTGCCGTTCCTCGTCGAGGACATGCTGAAGACCAACGGCGGCGAATTCGAGCGCAGCGCCGACTGGGCGCCGCACGTCGTCACCGACGGGCTGCTGATCACGGGGCAGAACCCCGCGTCGTCGGCGCCCGCTGCCGAGGCGCTGCTCGCGAAGCTCGGCCGCCAGTAA
- a CDS encoding ABC transporter ATP-binding protein has protein sequence MNAPPAPYTIDVDRLNKHFGDKHVVKDVSLRVARGEIFGFLGPNGSGKTTSIRMMCGLLTPDSGSGTCLGYDIVRDSAQIKRRVGYMTQRFSYWEDLSIRENLDFVARVYGMPDRKAAVARALDGLGLASRADQLTGALSGGWKQRLALAACMLHEPELLLLDEPTAGVDPAARRDFWEELHRLAAQGISVLVSTHYMDEAERCHKLAYIAYGELLAQGTSAEIVASQRLSTRAITGEHLTELSARLRAMPGVDQTVVFGSALHVSGRDRALLDATLARAVAPDGGDASWQVAPIDTGLEDVFIYLMGRASGLPGGASS, from the coding sequence ATGAACGCGCCGCCCGCCCCGTACACCATCGACGTCGATCGCCTGAACAAGCATTTCGGCGACAAGCACGTCGTGAAGGACGTCTCGCTGCGCGTCGCGCGCGGCGAGATCTTCGGCTTTCTCGGGCCGAACGGCAGCGGCAAGACGACGTCGATCCGCATGATGTGCGGCCTGCTCACGCCCGACTCGGGCAGCGGCACCTGCCTCGGCTACGACATCGTGCGCGACAGCGCGCAGATCAAGCGGCGCGTCGGCTACATGACGCAGCGCTTCTCGTACTGGGAAGACCTGTCGATCCGCGAGAACCTCGATTTCGTCGCGCGCGTGTACGGAATGCCCGACCGCAAGGCGGCCGTCGCGCGCGCGCTCGACGGGCTCGGCCTCGCGAGCCGCGCGGATCAGCTCACGGGCGCGCTGTCGGGCGGCTGGAAGCAGCGTCTCGCGCTGGCCGCGTGCATGCTGCACGAACCGGAACTGCTGCTGCTCGACGAGCCGACCGCCGGCGTCGATCCGGCCGCGCGCCGCGACTTCTGGGAAGAATTGCACCGGCTGGCCGCGCAGGGCATCTCGGTGCTCGTCAGCACGCATTACATGGACGAGGCCGAGCGCTGCCACAAGCTTGCCTACATCGCGTACGGCGAATTGCTCGCACAGGGCACGTCGGCGGAGATCGTCGCGTCGCAGCGCCTGTCGACCCGCGCGATCACCGGCGAGCATCTGACCGAACTCTCCGCGCGGCTGCGCGCGATGCCGGGTGTCGACCAGACCGTCGTGTTCGGCTCGGCGCTGCACGTGAGCGGCCGCGATCGCGCGCTGCTCGATGCGACGCTCGCGCGGGCCGTCGCACCGGACGGCGGCGATGCATCGTGGCAGGTCGCGCCGATCGACACCGGGCTGGAGGACGTGTTCATCTACCTGATGGGCCGCGCGTCCGGGCTGCCCGGCGGAGCATCGTCATGA
- a CDS encoding SDR family oxidoreductase, with translation MQRFEGKTVLVTGGNSGIGLAAASAFAAEGARVIITGRDAQTLEAARRTLGEGALAIRNEAGSVASARALADAIASAGARLDAVFINAGVAKLAPFADSDEAMWDLVFNTNVKGAYFQIQSLVPLLNRGASIVINGSINAHVGMPGSSVYAASKAAVNSFAKTLSTELLPHGVRVNVVSPGPVQTPLYGKLGLDAATLDATADKIKGLVPIGRFGTPDEIASTVLHLSASESAFIVGAEIIASGGMGLL, from the coding sequence ATGCAACGCTTCGAAGGAAAAACGGTCCTCGTCACGGGCGGCAACAGCGGCATCGGCCTGGCGGCCGCCAGCGCATTCGCGGCCGAAGGCGCGCGGGTCATCATCACCGGGCGCGACGCGCAGACGCTTGAGGCCGCCCGGCGCACGCTCGGCGAAGGCGCACTCGCGATCCGCAACGAGGCAGGCAGCGTCGCGTCGGCCCGCGCGCTCGCGGACGCGATCGCTTCGGCCGGCGCGCGGCTCGACGCCGTGTTCATCAACGCGGGCGTCGCGAAACTCGCGCCGTTCGCCGACAGCGACGAGGCCATGTGGGATCTCGTGTTCAACACCAACGTGAAGGGCGCGTATTTCCAGATCCAGTCGCTGGTGCCGCTGCTGAACCGCGGCGCGTCGATCGTGATCAACGGCTCGATCAACGCGCACGTCGGGATGCCCGGCTCGTCGGTGTACGCGGCGAGCAAGGCGGCCGTCAATTCGTTCGCGAAGACGCTGTCGACGGAATTGCTGCCGCACGGCGTGCGCGTGAACGTCGTGAGCCCCGGGCCCGTTCAAACGCCGCTGTACGGCAAGCTCGGGCTCGATGCGGCGACGCTCGACGCGACGGCCGACAAGATCAAGGGGCTCGTTCCGATCGGCCGGTTCGGCACGCCGGACGAGATCGCGTCGACGGTGTTGCACCTCAGCGCATCGGAATCCGCGTTCATCGTCGGCGCGGAGATCATCGCGTCGGGCGGGATGGGATTGCTCTGA
- a CDS encoding ABC transporter permease: MNAWTGLRESFSVARWWSIVLKEFLQLRRDRVTFAMIVGVPIIQLALFGFAINTDPKHLPTAVIVADSSPFARSFVAAMRHSAYFDIVETLPDEAAGRHALARGDVQFVLSVPADFSRRLLRGERPSLLVEADATDPVATASAIGALPGLVQPVADKDLTGPLAHLNGRPAAFDVVLHRLYNPEGITQYNVVPGLMGVILTMTMVMMTGLAITRERERGTMENLLATPVRPLEVMTGKIVPYVLIGLVQVSIIVAASRFVFDVPFVGSVFALYLAALLFIAANLTVGITLSSLAQNQLQAMQLAVFYFLPNILLSGFMFPFAGMPKWAQFIGNLLPLTYFNRLVRGILLKGNGWADLWPSVWPVALFTVIVMGVALRFYRRTLD; the protein is encoded by the coding sequence ATGAACGCGTGGACGGGCCTGCGCGAATCGTTCTCGGTCGCACGCTGGTGGAGCATCGTGCTGAAGGAATTCCTGCAGTTGCGCCGCGACCGCGTGACGTTCGCGATGATCGTCGGCGTACCGATCATCCAGCTCGCGCTGTTCGGCTTCGCGATCAACACCGATCCGAAGCATCTGCCGACCGCGGTGATCGTCGCCGATTCGAGCCCGTTCGCGCGTAGTTTCGTCGCCGCGATGCGCCATTCCGCGTACTTCGACATCGTCGAGACGCTGCCCGACGAGGCAGCCGGCCGGCACGCGCTCGCGCGCGGCGACGTGCAGTTCGTGCTGAGCGTGCCGGCCGATTTCTCGCGGCGGCTCCTGCGCGGCGAGCGGCCGTCGCTGCTCGTCGAGGCGGATGCCACCGATCCCGTCGCGACCGCCTCGGCGATCGGCGCGCTGCCGGGCCTCGTCCAGCCCGTCGCGGACAAGGACCTGACAGGCCCGCTCGCGCACCTGAACGGCCGCCCGGCCGCGTTCGACGTCGTGCTGCATCGGCTGTACAACCCGGAAGGCATCACGCAGTACAACGTCGTGCCGGGCCTGATGGGCGTGATCCTGACGATGACGATGGTGATGATGACGGGCCTCGCGATCACGCGCGAACGCGAGCGCGGCACGATGGAGAACCTGCTCGCGACGCCCGTGCGGCCGCTCGAGGTGATGACCGGCAAGATCGTCCCGTACGTGCTGATCGGGCTGGTCCAGGTGTCGATCATCGTCGCGGCCTCGCGCTTCGTGTTCGACGTGCCGTTCGTCGGCAGCGTGTTCGCGCTCTACCTGGCCGCGCTGCTGTTCATCGCCGCGAACCTGACGGTCGGCATCACGCTGTCGTCGCTCGCGCAGAACCAGTTGCAGGCGATGCAGCTCGCGGTGTTCTACTTCCTGCCGAACATCCTGTTGTCGGGCTTCATGTTCCCGTTCGCCGGGATGCCGAAGTGGGCGCAGTTCATCGGCAACCTGCTGCCGCTCACCTACTTCAACCGGCTCGTGCGCGGCATCCTGCTGAAAGGCAACGGCTGGGCCGACCTGTGGCCGTCCGTGTGGCCGGTCGCGCTGTTCACCGTCATCGTGATGGGCGTCGCGCTGCGCTTCTACCGGCGCACGCTCGATTAG
- a CDS encoding TetR/AcrR family transcriptional regulator, with protein MNAKSTVAKPRGRRPSVDDFDLRDHMLDIAMQLFAERGIAATTVAQIAAAAGVTSAMVHYYFTNREQLLDAIVEERLAQAIAFVWRPTEPHIENDPFALVAELVERFFDVTQRMPWLPSIWLREIVHEGGLLRERMVRRIPLEHVGRFAERIRGAQQAGTLNPALEPAFLFHSIIALVMLPLATAKLWQSARGLPPIDRDVLHRHVRALLGSGLLPPTAPRARARTPRRPS; from the coding sequence ATGAACGCGAAATCCACCGTTGCCAAACCGCGCGGGCGCCGCCCGTCGGTGGACGATTTCGACCTGCGCGACCACATGCTCGACATCGCGATGCAGTTGTTCGCCGAACGCGGCATCGCCGCGACGACGGTCGCGCAGATCGCCGCCGCCGCCGGCGTCACGTCGGCGATGGTCCACTACTACTTCACGAACCGAGAGCAGTTGCTCGACGCGATCGTCGAGGAACGGCTCGCGCAGGCCATCGCGTTCGTGTGGCGGCCGACCGAGCCGCACATCGAGAACGATCCGTTCGCGCTCGTCGCCGAACTCGTCGAGCGTTTCTTCGACGTCACGCAGCGCATGCCGTGGCTGCCGTCGATCTGGCTGCGCGAGATCGTCCACGAAGGCGGGCTGCTGCGCGAACGGATGGTGCGGCGCATTCCGCTCGAGCATGTCGGGCGTTTCGCCGAACGCATCCGCGGCGCGCAGCAGGCCGGCACGCTGAACCCCGCGCTCGAACCGGCGTTCCTGTTCCATTCGATCATCGCGCTCGTGATGCTGCCGCTCGCGACCGCGAAACTGTGGCAAAGCGCGCGCGGCCTGCCGCCGATCGATCGCGACGTGCTGCACCGGCACGTGCGCGCGCTGCTCGGTTCCGGCCTGCTGCCGCCCACCGCCCCCCGCGCGCGGGCGCGCACGCCGCGGAGGCCGTCGTGA
- a CDS encoding NADH:flavin oxidoreductase/NADH oxidase, translating to MSALFEPFKLKDVTLRNRIAVPPMCQYVAEDGVVNDWHHVHLAGIARGGAGLVIAEATAVSPEGRITPGCAGLWSDAQAEAFAPSVAAIKAAGAVPGIQIAHAGRKASANRPWEGDDHIAAGDPRGWQTIAPSAVPFGAHLSKVPREMTRDDIARVQADFVASAKRARDLGFEWLELHFAHGYLGQSFFSVHSNHRDDEYGGSAENRGRFLVETLAAVRKVWPEHLPLTARLGVIEYDGRDEETLAESIALTQRMKREGLDMLSVSVGFSTPDAQIPWGPAFLAPVAERVRREAGLPVSSAWGIDTPQLANRVVAEEQLDLVMVGRAHLADPHWPYYAAKQLGVERPSWTLPASYAHWLERYRTADKVA from the coding sequence ATGTCTGCCCTGTTCGAACCGTTCAAACTCAAGGATGTCACGTTGCGCAACCGCATCGCGGTGCCGCCGATGTGCCAGTACGTCGCCGAAGACGGCGTGGTCAACGACTGGCATCACGTGCATCTGGCCGGCATCGCGCGCGGCGGCGCGGGCCTCGTGATCGCCGAAGCAACGGCCGTGTCGCCGGAAGGGCGCATCACGCCGGGTTGCGCGGGGTTGTGGAGCGATGCGCAGGCCGAAGCGTTCGCGCCGTCGGTCGCGGCGATCAAGGCGGCCGGCGCCGTGCCGGGCATCCAGATCGCGCACGCTGGCCGCAAGGCAAGCGCGAACCGTCCGTGGGAAGGCGACGATCACATTGCCGCCGGCGATCCGCGCGGCTGGCAGACCATTGCGCCGTCGGCCGTGCCGTTCGGCGCGCATCTGTCGAAGGTGCCGCGCGAAATGACGCGCGACGACATCGCCCGCGTGCAGGCCGACTTCGTCGCATCGGCGAAGCGTGCGCGCGACCTGGGCTTCGAATGGCTCGAACTGCACTTCGCGCACGGCTATCTCGGTCAGAGCTTCTTCTCGGTGCATTCGAACCATCGTGACGACGAATACGGCGGTTCGGCCGAGAATCGCGGCCGTTTCCTCGTCGAGACGCTCGCGGCCGTCCGCAAGGTATGGCCGGAACATCTGCCGCTGACCGCACGTCTCGGCGTGATCGAATACGACGGCCGCGACGAAGAGACGCTCGCCGAGTCGATCGCGCTCACGCAACGGATGAAGCGGGAAGGGCTCGACATGCTGAGCGTGTCGGTCGGCTTCTCGACGCCCGATGCGCAGATTCCGTGGGGCCCGGCGTTCCTCGCGCCGGTCGCCGAGCGCGTGCGCCGCGAGGCGGGGCTGCCCGTGTCGTCCGCGTGGGGGATCGACACGCCGCAACTGGCGAACCGCGTGGTCGCCGAAGAGCAGCTCGATCTCGTGATGGTCGGCCGCGCGCATCTCGCCGATCCGCACTGGCCGTACTACGCGGCGAAGCAGCTCGGCGTCGAGCGTCCGTCGTGGACGTTGCCCGCGTCGTACGCGCACTGGCTCGAGCGTTACCGGACCGCCGACAAGGTGGCCTGA